A genomic segment from Luteolibacter ambystomatis encodes:
- a CDS encoding PIN domain-containing protein, protein MLDTNTIVRFVTGEPEKQAVEVAGLVTLAEQGKIRLIVLPMVVAESVFVLNGFYKHPRAAVAEALSHLISSPGFQCSELDRLLRALKLFGVGRLDFVDCYLAAASILEKLPVASFDKDFDKLHGVTRKAPGSFRG, encoded by the coding sequence TTGCTGGACACCAACACCATCGTTCGCTTCGTTACGGGAGAACCGGAAAAGCAGGCGGTCGAAGTGGCGGGATTGGTGACGCTGGCGGAGCAGGGCAAAATCCGCCTGATCGTCCTTCCGATGGTGGTGGCTGAATCGGTTTTCGTACTGAACGGCTTTTACAAACATCCCCGGGCTGCGGTCGCGGAAGCGCTCTCGCATCTGATTTCCAGTCCCGGCTTTCAATGCTCCGAACTGGATCGGCTTTTGCGCGCGCTGAAGCTCTTCGGGGTCGGAAGGCTGGATTTCGTCGATTGCTATTTGGCCGCAGCTTCCATCTTGGAAAAGCTCCCCGTGGCGTCGTTTGACAAGGATTTCGATAAACTCCATGGCGTGACGCGAAAGGCTCCCGGAAGTTTCAGAGGATAG
- a CDS encoding AbrB/MazE/SpoVT family DNA-binding domain-containing protein encodes MTHSTITSKGQTTLPSQIREALHLKPGDRISYEIQGDAVVIRHQPGAMAVFGTLKSAPDQAGVEFKEARKKSREMWEADAAKEGLR; translated from the coding sequence ATGACGCATTCCACCATCACCAGCAAAGGCCAAACCACTCTCCCTTCCCAGATCCGCGAGGCCCTCCATCTGAAACCAGGCGACCGGATTTCGTATGAGATCCAAGGGGATGCCGTGGTCATCCGTCACCAGCCCGGGGCGATGGCCGTATTCGGCACCCTCAAGTCCGCTCCGGATCAAGCCGGTGTGGAGTTCAAGGAAGCCCGGAAAAAGTCCCGCGAAATGTGGGAAGCGGATGCCGCCAAGGAGGGACTTCGATGA